The following proteins are encoded in a genomic region of Garra rufa chromosome 22, GarRuf1.0, whole genome shotgun sequence:
- the tectb gene encoding beta-tectorin: MLYNMAAVGILFIVLPMTWACAPQKADYIMVSCFPNAIIANVPECPYGWEIGQLSLGGVCYTGINTPGFYRFTIPDLTPKNHSYCGTLSEYVGGKDPRYIFFNSIVSNDSSLTVRNQPVNYTFSCTYKAAYLVNNAVFSQRVATVYVNNGSLGSFKSQLSMNVFTNSKFLYAKDAPYVIDTSEIGSEVFIGIEAKGLSNRFKVVITNCWATPTPYSTDRKRWTLILNSCSLDNTVTIFENAKDSRSMFKFNSFRFQRLEKVSTVWLHCEVQVCDGEKLFCQPTPCTSRSTEFEPDPNGGILTMEFQVRAQHSSSYIHPAGPFLCLLSIFLLNEFLGYFIW, encoded by the exons ATG CTTTATAACATGGCGGCTGTTGGTATTCTCTTCATTGTCCTCCCCATGACGTGGGCCTGTGCTCCTCAAAAAGCTG ATTACATCATGGTGTCATGTTTTCCCAATGCCATCATTGCAAACGTGCCAGAATGTCCATATGGATGGGAGATTGGCCAGCTGTCCCTGGGCGGCGTGTGCTACACCGGCATTAACACCCCGGGCTTTTATCGTTTCACCATTCCAGACCTGACTCCTAAAAATCACTCATACTGCGGCACTCTATCTGAG TATGTAGGAGGCAAAGACCCACGGTACATATTCTTCAACTCAATAGTATCCAACGACTCCTCTCTCACGGTTCGGAACCAGCCCGTCAACTACACATTCAGTTGCACTTACAAAGCGGCTTACCTGGTCAACAATGCCGTTTTCAGCCAAAG AGTGGCAACAGTTTATGTCAACAACGGGAGTTTAGGTTCTTTTAAGTCTCAGTTGTCTATGAATGTGTTCACA AACTCAAAGTTCCTCTACGCAAAAGATGCACCATATGTGATTGACACATCAGAGATCGGATCTGAGGTGTTCATTGGTATTGAAGCAAAAGGACTGAGTAATCG ATTCAAAGTAGTAATAACAAATTGCTGGGCAACACCTACTCCATATTCAACAGACAGAAAACGGTGGACCTTAATTCTTAACAG CTGCTCTTTAGACAACACAGTCACCATATTTGAAAACGCCAAAGACAGTCGGTCCATGTTCAAGTTCAACTCGTTCCGCTTCCAGCGACTAGAGAAAGTGTCCACCGTGTGGCTCCACTGTGAGGTCCAAGTGTGTGACGGGGAGAAGCTATTCTGTCAACCG ACTCCATGTACATCAAGAAGCACTGAATTTGAACCGGATCCAAATGGAGGCATCCTGACCATGGAGTTTCAAGTTAGAG CACAACACTCCTCTAGTTATATCCATCCTGCGG GCCCATTTCTGTGTCTGCTGTCCATATTTCTACTGAATGAATTTCTAGGATACTTCATTTGGTAA